One window of Papaver somniferum cultivar HN1 chromosome 9, ASM357369v1, whole genome shotgun sequence genomic DNA carries:
- the LOC113311338 gene encoding thioredoxin-like protein CDSP32, chloroplastic, whose protein sequence is MAAITTPISFLFKPRSYTVKVHPYSSKTPFLFLPTPSKPLPTTKLQITHNNLCTKAIITATKKGKSSNERVQQVQSIEEFDEALHTARDKLVVAASYSKHNHKIYPFIADLSRRCNDAEFVLVMGDESDKTRALCEREKIEKVPQFNFYRSMGKIHEESGIIGRDELMRDVLYYGDNHAGVIRLHSRKDVEDLIEKHRTDNKLIVLDIGLKYCGPCVKVYPTVLMLSRLMGDNVVFARMDGDENDSCRQFLKDMEVVKAPTFMFVRDGVMCGRYVGSGKVELIREILRYRGVGVASTCSYLAPLLRPTGPVSTKATKLGESLNDTNLEFEFNKERTKRLLIGV, encoded by the coding sequence ATGGCTGCCATTACTACACCCATAAGCTTCTTATTCAAACCACGTTCTTATACAGTAAAAGTACACCCATACTCCTCCAAAACTCCCTTTCTTTTCCTCCCTACACCGTCCAAACCGTTACCAACAACAAAACTCCAGATAACTCACAATAACCTTTGTACAAAAGCGATAATAACTGCAACCAAGAAGGGAAAAAGTAGTAACGAGAGAGTTCAACAAGTTCAGAGTATTGAAGAATTCGACGAAGCACTTCATACAGCGAGAGACAAGCTTGTAGTAGCCGCAAGTTATAGTAAACATAATCATAAAATATATCCTTTCATAGCAGATTTAAGTAGAAGATGTAATGATGCTGAGTTCGTCTTAGTAATGGGTGATGAATCTGACAAAACAAGAGCGCTTTGTGAaagagaaaaaattgaaaaagttcCACAGTTTAATTTTTACAGAAGTATGGGGAAAATCCATGAAGAAAGCGGTATAATTGGTCGGGATGAACTTATGCGAGACGTATTATACTACGGAGACAATCATGCAGGTGTAATTCGATTACAttcaagaaaagatgttgaagatCTGATAGAAAAACATAGAACAGATAACAAGTTAATTGTTCTCGACATAGGGTTAAAATATTGTGGACCATGTGTTAAGGTATATCCAACCGTCTTAATGTTATCAAGACTAATGGGTGATAATGTAGTTTTCGCAAGAATGGATGGAGATGAAAATGATAGTTGTAGGCAATTCTTGAAAGATATGGAAGTTGTTAAAGCTCCAACATTTATGTTTGTCAGAGATGGTGTTATGTGTGGAAGATATGTTGGGTCAGGTAAAGTAGAACTTATACGTGAAATACTCAGATATCGAGGAGTTGGAGTTGCCTCTACTTGTTCATATCTAGCTCCCCTCTTGCGCCCAACTGGTCCCGTCAGTACCAAAGCCACCAAACTTGGGGAGTCACTCAATGacacaaatttagaatttgaGTTCAACAAGGAGAGAACCAAAAGATTATTGATTGGGGTATGA